In Salinibaculum sp. SYNS191, the genomic window CCTTCGCCAGGTTGCCGACGCTCACCGCGAAGAAGGCCACGGCCACCAGCGAGAGCGTGACGTCGACGCCGAACGCGGCGAAGACGACCAGCGCCGTGGCGACGTCGAGCGTCCAGATGAGGAGGCTCCCGCCGCCGACGCCGAGGAAACTGTTGCGGTCGCCGACCACCGTCTGGATGTCACCGACGAACTGCTCGATGACGCCGGCGACGTAGTCGGCGTAGGAGTCGGAACTGAGCGCCCCGACGCCCCTGCGGACGAGGTTACCCTCCCGCCGGGCGTTGACGACGATGACGGCGACGGCGAGGATGGCCGCCGCGCCGACGCCCGCCGCGACCTGGAGTGCGGTCCGTGCGGCCGCTGCCGGGTCGACTGCGCTGCCGCCGATCGTGACGGTCCCGATGTCGGCCGCGATGGCCGCCGCGAGGTCGTCGGTGCCGCCGGTGGCGACGAGACCGATCAGGACGCTGCCCGCCAGGACGGTGATAGCGAGCAGGTCGAACACGCGCTCGATTGCCAGCGACGCGAAGCCCGTCGGATAGGGGATGCCGCGTCGGGCCTTGACGACGTAGGCGCGGACGGCGTCGCCCGCGCGCGCCGGAAACACGAGGTTGCCGGTCTGGCTGATGAAGATGGCACCCGTCAGGAACCAGCCGTCGCTCGCGTGGTCCAGCCGCGAGAGGATGTTCCGATAGCGGACGCCGCGCAACGGCCAGGACAGGAGGTAGACGAGTGCGGAGAGGACGACGATAGCGGGGTCCGCGCCCGCGATGGCGTCGAGCACCGACGACGGGTCGAGATACAGCGTCATCAGCGCCAGCGCGACGACGACCAGCAGCGTCCCCGCCCCGAGACTCACCTTCCGGGTGATGCGCGGGCTGACCGATAGCTGCCACCACGTCCGGAGTATCTGGCTCCCCATGCCGAAGACGTCCCGGACGATGTCGACCTTCGAGTCGCCCCTGGGCGTCCAGTTCACGGGGAACTCCCGGACGCGAAAGCCCGCCCGCTGGGCACGCACGAGCAGTTCCGTGTCCCAGAACCAGTGTTCGTCCTCGACGTCCGCCAGCAGGGTCACGAGCGCGTCGCGGTCGAAGGCCTTGAACCCGCACTGGTGGTCCTGCAGGTCCGACCGGAGGAACAGGCGGACGAGTTTGTTGTAGCCCAGGCTCGGAATGCCGCGCTTCGCCGGCCGGTCGGCCTCGTTGCCGGGCATCCACCGCGAGCCCGTCGCCACGTCGTAGCCCTCGGTGCGGACGCTCTCGACCAGTTCCTCCAGGTGGGCCATGTCCGTCGCGAGGTCCGTGTCGAAGTACACCAGCGTCTCGCCCTCGGCTTCGCGGAAGGCGTACTCCAGGGCACCGCCGCGGCCCAGGCGGTCGTCGGAGTGGATGTGACGGACGGCCTCGTGTTCGGCGGCGAGTTCGTCGGCGATCTCGGGCGTGCGGTCCTCGCAGCCGTCCTCGGCGACGATGACCTCGTAGGCACCCTCGGGAAGAAACTCTGCGAGGGTGTCCAGCGTGATTGTCACCGTCTCCGCGAGCGTCGCCTGCTCGTTGTAGGCGGGGAGGACGACGCTCACCTCGACGGCGCGGCTCATTGTGCCTGACTGCGCCATCGCCGAGTAAGTACCTTCTGGAACTGGAACTAGTCGGCCCCGGACGGGGACTCGACGGTCACGAAGTCGGCCAATCCGTCGACGTCCGGCACGGACTCCAGTGGCCGGTCGACCACGATGTTGCCGGCGCGTTGCTTGCCGAGCCCCGGAATCGCGGCGAGTTCCGAAAGCGACGCGCTGTTGACGTCCAGCGGGTGGGGCACGCCCGTCACCGAGCGGTACCCGTGGTCGGTCACCGCCACGTCGATGGTCGCGCCGAGTTCGCGCTCGCCGGGGACGCCGACCAGCAGCGGGTAGGTGCCCAGTTGCCGGCCGAAGGTCTTGCCGTCCTGGTGGTACTCCAAGTGGACGTCCTCCAGGACGGTGCCAGGCGGCGCGAGACGCTGGAGCATCGGGTTGTCTATCTCCTCGCGGACCTCCCGCTTGTACCGCTTGAACTGCTTCTTGTGGTCGTGCGCGAGCTGTGCGCCCGTCTCGGCCATCTCCGTCCCCTCGAAGGCCATCACCTGCCGGATGTTGACCCGGCGGAGCATCAGTCCCTCGTCGTACACCCGCTGGAGGAACTGCCGGTTGTGGTCGAACGTCTCCGCCCGCTCGCCTTTCAATCCGTGGACGAGGTTGATGCCGGGGAGCAGTTTCGGGAGTCGCTTCGGGGCGTCCGCGCCGAAATTCGGCGCAGTTTCGCGGTCTCCGCCGCGCTCGCGGTTTCCACCGCTCGCGCCACCGGAGGTTCGGGATTCACCCGAACCTCCCGGCCGCCACCCGGCCTCCTCGTTTACGATGCGGACCGCACGCAGACACTCCTCGGCGGAGACGTTGAGATTGTTCTCCTCCTGGACCAGCGGGTCCGCGGACTCCAGGCCGAAGGCGGCGGTGTCACCGGGCGTGTTGTGCTCCGCGATGATGCGGATGCCCTCCCGGGACTTCTCCGGCCACTTCACGATGGTGATGGGGTTCATGTTGTCGAGGTGCAGCGTCTCCAGGTCGGGAGCCACCTCGCGGATGCCGCTATAGAGGTCCCGCAGCGCGTCGGGGTTCGGCGCTTCACCGTCGCCGCCGTAGGCGAGGATGTCGGCCTGCCGGCCCAATCGGAAGTGTCGCGCGCCGTGGTTCGAGAGCGCGTCCACCTCGCCGACCACGGACTCGGGCGTGCGGAAACTCGGGTCGGCTCCGTACAGGGGTTCCGTGCAGAACGAGCAGCGGTAGGGACACCCGCGGGACGTCTCCATCTCGCAGATGAGGTAGTCGGGGTGGTTCGGGTGCTGCTCGATGACGAACGCGCCCTTTCGGGCCCACCGGGTTATCTCGTCGTTGTCGCGCATCCGGTTCCCGAAGCCCTCCATCCCGCCGTGGACGAGGTCGTAGACGGCCGCTTCGACGTCGCCTTTCGCCACGAAGTCGTAGTCCAGGTCGTCGCGCTGGGTCTCGATTGCGCCCTCGTTGGCGTCGCCGACGCCGAAGCGGACGGGTCCGCCCATCAGCGTCGTCCCGCTGGCGGTCCATGCGAGTTCGCGCACCTCGTCGGGTTCGGCGGGCGTGCCGCCGACGTACTTGCCGGGGACGGTCATGCCGCCGACGTAGACCATCAGGTCGGCCTCGTCGACGTCGCGCCAGCGCCCTCTGTCGTCCCGTAGGGCGTCGATAGTGTGGTAGGCAATCTGTTCGCGGGGGACGCCGGCGTCCACCAGCGCGCCGGCGACGTACCGCGGATACGTCGAGACGTAGGGGGGCACGCCGAAGTGGGCGGGCTCGTCGACGTAGCCGTCGACGATGGTCACGTCGAGTGTCGCCGGGTCGGTCATGTTGACAGCGATTGGACCTCGACGGGTAAAACCGTGCGGATGGCCCCTCCCCGATAAGTTACCCATAACAATGTGGATACGAGGGGGAGGAGGGGACGATGACCCCAGACCAGCCCTTCCAGTTTCGACGCCGCGACGTGTTGCGAACCCTCGGTGCCGGCGCGCTCGCCCTCGGCGCGTCCGCCGTCGCCGCCGAGGGTGAGAGCGAGCGCACGTTCGTCATAGAGCAGGGTGACACCTGCCGCACCATCGAACCGCTCGGCGACGGGTCACAGACAGTCGAGTCCTTCTACGACTACGGACAGTCGACAGGATTCAGCTCTGCCGGAACCACCGACTACCAGCGTCCCAACAGCAGCCTCGTCTTCCTCTACCACGGGAGCGAGGGGCTGAGCCTGGTCTTCGTCCACGGGACCTACGAGAAGGGAGGTGACGGTGGGTCCGCGTCCGTGACAATCACGGGCCTCCCCGAACCCGTCGACTGGGTCGTCGAGGACGACAGATACGAGAGCGAGACCAGTTACGACAGGTGGCGACGCGACGAGGGTCGACGGGAGGTCGACTGGACCTGGACCGGCGACCGGACCGACGGCGGCGCGCTCCGCGGTCTGGCCGGCGAGTTCGACGTGACCGTCGACATGCAGTTCAACGAGGACGCAGCCCTGTTCGGGCAGTACTACGACGGGACAGTCGAGACGTGGGAACTGCTCTCCGGCGACGCCTCGGACCCCGACCGCCTGACGCTGTCGCTGTCCGAACCGATACGGCTCCGGACTGGCTCCTGTGAGGACGGCTCGGGCGGCACGGGTGAGACGCCGGACGAGACACCAGAGAAGCCCGACGAGCCCGACGAGCCGGAGAAACCCGACGAGTACGAGGTGGAAGTGAACGTCCGGCCTGCGCTCCAGAAGGCCATCGTCAACCCGGAGAGCCGCGTGTCGATACCGGTCGCGGTCTACTCGACCGACGAGTTCGACGCCCGGACTGTCGACACGTCGACCATCGCGTTCGGTCCCGCCGGCGCGAGTCCGACACGCCTCGCCACGGTCGATTTGAACGCGGACGGGCGCGAGGACCTGCTGGCCTTCTTCGAGGTGCAGGCGCTCGGCCTGGAGAAGGACACGGAAGAACTGGAGTTCCGGGCGGAGACCGAGGACGGAACCCCGGTCCGCGGGTCCGACGAGATAGAGTTCTTCCCCCCGTTCGAGGACGACGATGACGATGACGACGACGATGACGACGAGGAGGAAGTAGAGAGAGAGCGAGAGGAAGACTACGAAGACGAGGAAGACGACGAGGACGAGGAAGAAGACGAAGATGACGATGACGACGACGATGAGGAAGAAGACGGCATCGTCCAGTGGCCGGGGGGAGACGAGGAGCCCGGACCGCCGGAGGGGGTCCCTGGAAGGGGGCCGCCGGAAGACGTGCCCGGGCGGGGACCGCCGGACGAGCCACCGGGGAGAGGCGGTCGCTGAGAACCGAACCGGGCGTGGTCACGTAGGACGCCCACCTGGCGGAGAACGCCGCGCAGGACACCGACAGGCGTCGAGTCGGGGCATTGATTAGACCTGGGCACCAATCGTTACCCATGCCGGAGACCCTGGAAGTCGTCTGCACGGACGACGCCTGCGAACTCGACATGTTCGAGCTGCACTACACGTACGACATGCCCGACGGCGTCGGGGCGTCGGACTTCACCTGTCCGTACTGCGGTGGCGTCGACAGCCTCGCAGCAGTCGAACTATGATTCGGGAACTCGGCGAGGCCATCGGCGATACCGTCGTCGAGTCCGTCGGCCGGGCGGTCGGACGGACGCAGGAACAGCGACCGCTACCGGCGGACGTACTGGAGAGCGACGACGCCTATCTGGTCGTGTTCGACATGCCCGGCGTCGAGGGCGCCGACGTGCAGGTCCGCTACGAGGACGACACGGTGGAGGTTCGTGCGGACCGCTTCCGTGACTTCCACGAGGGCTTCGAGATGCGGTTCCCCGGCCGCGGGCTCTCGCTGGACGGACACGCGACGCTCCCGGACGACGCCGTCGTCGACCCGGACGCGGCCACGGCGACGCTGAAACGCAACGGCACGCTCCAGATACGGATTCCCAAGGAGGAAACCGCGAGCGACGACGTCGCAGTCGAGGAGGAAGACGAAGTGGCCGCTGAAGACGAAGACGAAGCCGGGAGCGGAGCCGAGGCCGACGACGAAACCGACGCCTAATCGACGATTCCGGCGGGGAGGTCCACCCGCTCGTCGCCGTCGAACCGGCAGGGGTCGAAGTGGTCGATGCCCTCCCCGCCGAGTATCTGTTCTGCGACAGTCCGACCGAGCGCCGGCGCGCGCATGAAGCCGTGGCCGTGCCAGCCGGTTGCGACGAACAGCCCGGGCGCGGCAGCCCCGACCAGCGGGTCGCG contains:
- a CDS encoding flippase-like domain-containing protein; this encodes MSRAVEVSVVLPAYNEQATLAETVTITLDTLAEFLPEGAYEVIVAEDGCEDRTPEIADELAAEHEAVRHIHSDDRLGRGGALEYAFREAEGETLVYFDTDLATDMAHLEELVESVRTEGYDVATGSRWMPGNEADRPAKRGIPSLGYNKLVRLFLRSDLQDHQCGFKAFDRDALVTLLADVEDEHWFWDTELLVRAQRAGFRVREFPVNWTPRGDSKVDIVRDVFGMGSQILRTWWQLSVSPRITRKVSLGAGTLLVVVALALMTLYLDPSSVLDAIAGADPAIVVLSALVYLLSWPLRGVRYRNILSRLDHASDGWFLTGAIFISQTGNLVFPARAGDAVRAYVVKARRGIPYPTGFASLAIERVFDLLAITVLAGSVLIGLVATGGTDDLAAAIAADIGTVTIGGSAVDPAAAARTALQVAAGVGAAAILAVAVIVVNARREGNLVRRGVGALSSDSYADYVAGVIEQFVGDIQTVVGDRNSFLGVGGGSLLIWTLDVATALVVFAAFGVDVTLSLVAVAFFAVSVGNLAKVLPLSPGGIGLYEGAFTLIVVGLTAAPELTATTALAISIVDHAVKNVVTIVGGVVSMAWLNVSLTTAVERTSDVEAEADPQD
- a CDS encoding radical SAM protein, which encodes MTDPATLDVTIVDGYVDEPAHFGVPPYVSTYPRYVAGALVDAGVPREQIAYHTIDALRDDRGRWRDVDEADLMVYVGGMTVPGKYVGGTPAEPDEVRELAWTASGTTLMGGPVRFGVGDANEGAIETQRDDLDYDFVAKGDVEAAVYDLVHGGMEGFGNRMRDNDEITRWARKGAFVIEQHPNHPDYLICEMETSRGCPYRCSFCTEPLYGADPSFRTPESVVGEVDALSNHGARHFRLGRQADILAYGGDGEAPNPDALRDLYSGIREVAPDLETLHLDNMNPITIVKWPEKSREGIRIIAEHNTPGDTAAFGLESADPLVQEENNLNVSAEECLRAVRIVNEEAGWRPGGSGESRTSGGASGGNRERGGDRETAPNFGADAPKRLPKLLPGINLVHGLKGERAETFDHNRQFLQRVYDEGLMLRRVNIRQVMAFEGTEMAETGAQLAHDHKKQFKRYKREVREEIDNPMLQRLAPPGTVLEDVHLEYHQDGKTFGRQLGTYPLLVGVPGERELGATIDVAVTDHGYRSVTGVPHPLDVNSASLSELAAIPGLGKQRAGNIVVDRPLESVPDVDGLADFVTVESPSGAD
- a CDS encoding DUF7559 family protein, with protein sequence MPETLEVVCTDDACELDMFELHYTYDMPDGVGASDFTCPYCGGVDSLAAVEL
- a CDS encoding Hsp20/alpha crystallin family protein encodes the protein MIRELGEAIGDTVVESVGRAVGRTQEQRPLPADVLESDDAYLVVFDMPGVEGADVQVRYEDDTVEVRADRFRDFHEGFEMRFPGRGLSLDGHATLPDDAVVDPDAATATLKRNGTLQIRIPKEETASDDVAVEEEDEVAAEDEDEAGSGAEADDETDA